CTTGGAACAAAGATTCTTGTCAATCCTTGTAATTTTCCACCTTCACAAATCTAGTAATATGGTCCACTGCCATCAAGTTCCTAGAAATGTGCCTGGCTGTGGGAACTTGTGGCTGGAATGCAGGGAAGTCCTCCAGGAGGGCTGCAAGAcagcaggccccaataacacaagaaagtctggttccaagacttttattgtcatggcagatggtagttgaatctggatgtgcaccccccactTAGGTCAGTGgaggcctgacttaaatagggaggagaGAGTGTAAAGAATAgataattggctatgccctctgggcttaggtaactcattaatatggagatcttttGACACTGAAGCCTATagccatgccctctacctgtagccCTATGTGACTACAAGtcacagatcaaatggaggtcttagaccaagtgtcaggaccctgggttctagGGGCATGGCTGAACACTTGCCTTTGCCCCATTGGGGTCGGTGTTCAAGGCCTATGCAATACCAAATTCCAAGACACCCTTCATGGCCCCACACCTGGCCTCTCAGCAAGCCAACAATTTGAGGTAAATGGAACTTAAAAAGCTTCCAAGGATATTGAGATTTTACTTGTCCCCTGTCAGACAGTGGGTAATCTAGACTATATCATAAATCTGCACAAATGATCATCAGATGATGCagcaaaagcacacacacacacacaacatagaaagatgagagagacagacagacagagaaagagacagcagttaattttaaaatgccttggctacttcAAAGGCTGGACATTTCTAAACCTTCTCCTGCTACTCCAAGCCCAGCTGCACAGGTGAGCAGTGACTATTTGCCCCAATTCTTACATGGCttgttggctttatctcctgcagCTTCTATGTCCCGTTGTATCTCACCACTTCCTGGgaatttctccttctcctctccagaCATCCTAGCCTGCAGAACTCTATGGGCTCTATCCTACCTCCCTTTGCCAAGGAATTAGATTCTGggatctttattgattgatcaaaaaaaTTGGGGACACAGAACTTTAGCATTTGGACTTTATCATTTGATTCCCAATTGAATCAAAGCAATAAAACTAATCTCCAACATATGTGTTCCATGTACATTTCTCCTACTCTGTCATATTATATGTTTTCTTACCTTTACAAGACTCTCTCAGACAGGAATTTGATCTCATTCATGGGCTACATTTTAGGTTTGTGGATTGAAAACATAGTCATTCCCATAtaatcacatatttaaaaaatcttttgagTGGTGCATGATGATTAAACATAcaatttttcccatttatttatttattcactttatatcctgattgctACCTATCCTTTCCTCCCCTTCAGCTCTGAGAGGGTGTACCACTCCATGGGTATCCCACCAACACTGGTACTCACAGAACCTCAGGCAGGGCTAGACACATTCTCTTtcactgatgccaggcaaggcagccGGTGAGGGGAATAGGTTCCACAGACAGAGAATACATTTAGGGGCAGCCTATAGTACAGCTGCTGGGAGATTACAACACATAGGATGTCCTCATCTCTCTAACAAAATAGACCTgagagtgcacacatgcatgtatgtatatatcatggTGACCTTGCACAAGAGATGGCTCATAACTTAATAATATATACACTGTCACTTGAAGGATCATTTAAATGTGTTTTGTGCTcttaaacaatttttcttttctatggctATCTATATTCTAAATGGTATTATTAACTTTTCATTATTTACCACTTAATATTAgataaaatgtcctttaaaaatTGATAAGTTTGAGGTTGGTAGTAGTCATTAAAATTGTCTTCCTTTATACTATGACTAGAAAATACCAGTATACTCTTACAGTCTTGGATTATGCTTGTTAGCACTTGTTCTCTTTTTTGATTGCTTCTCACAAGCCAACTAATCTTGCCAATGATGCTGCATATTCTATATTTATAAAGGCATCTTTCCAATTCACAGGTGTGTCCAAAAACTTCCAGCcaacatttttttaagatttatttattttttatttatatgagctgtcttcagatacacacgagaagagtgcatcagatcccattacagatggttgtgagccaccatgtggttgctgagaattgaactcaggacctcaggaagagcagtcagtgctcttaactgctgagcgatctctccagcccaacttccAGTTATCTTATAATAATGtattgtatgtaagtatgtattgTGAGTTAAAATTGGTACTGACAGAAACTTCAAGAAAGTATTCTTACACTATATAGATTACATAAACTAAAGTCTATGCTGACATTCTATTTTTGCTCATTAATGAACCCTCTGATTTAGTCTCCCTGAAAATGCTTCAGATTataatattcatttgttttcatcagaaaaaaaaatgggtctggCAATAATCTAATATGAATCATGCCAAGTCACAGAATGGAATTCTGGACTATGTCACTTAAAATACTTTCCTTATTACAAATTGCAACTGGAATACTGGGAAATGTCTCTCTTTTTATCTACTATCTTGTCTACTACACAGAACATACATTAAAGCCCACAGATTTGATGCTCATGCATCTAACGGCATCCAATGCCTTGATAGTTCTCTCTACAGGAGTTCCCTACACAAtggcagcatttgggatgaagcagtttttaaatgattttggaTGCAACTTGATTTTTTACTTTCAAAGAGTAGGCCGAAGTGTGTCCATTAGTACCACTTGTTTCTTGAGTGTCTTCCAGGCCATCACCATCAGTCACAGGGAATCCTGTTGTAAGGATCAAAAGGCAAAAGCTGCAAAGTACATTGGATGCTCCATTTCCCTTCTTTGGGTCTTGTCCATGAttatacatttcattttcttggtgTACATGCTTCTGAAAATAACTAACACAACCATAACAAGAAACCGAGATTTTGAATACTGTTCCACAGGAGGGCGATATGAAATTGATGGCTTGCTTTATGCAGCATTGGTAGTGTGTCCTGAAATCTCCTTTTCTGTCCTCATTGCCTGGTCCAGTGGCTCCATGATTGTGATTCTGTACAGACACAAGAAGAGAGTTCAATACATCCACAGCAGTCATGTTCCCAGGAGAAACTCTCCAGAATCCAGAGCCACCCAGAATATTCTGGTCCTGGTGTCTACCTTTCTGGCATTTTATACTGTCTCCTCTGTCTTACATGGCTGTGTAGCTCTTTTGTATGACCACAGTTGGTGGCTGCTGAACATCACTCGCCTCACTTCTCTGTGTTTTCCATCCTTTGCACCCTTTCTTCTTATGAGTTATCACTCCCTTATATCCAGACTCAGTTTGTTATGGAATAAAATCTCCTAATTTTATGTAAGTATTTGATTCATATACTTTACTTGGTTTCCTGATTTTAATCATACTCTTAATTAAAAGGTCAATTCAGGAATTAAATTGCATTACCTTGACTTTGTGAGATTAGTGAAAATGTATATGAGAATTTGTTTGCTAGTTGACTCAACGGTCTACATGAACTGATTATATTATGAGTTTCATTGCACTCTTGAGATACCTCCCTTTGTTCATCTGATGTGCAAATGAGCCAAAGGAAGAAAAGCTATTAGTAAAACTGACCTTCACGTGACTTTCATTCTCTCAGTTTTGCTTGGCCACTGGAGATTTCACAGACAGCCTGTGGGTCTGACATTCTAACAAGAAGGGATACTGAAACCATGGCTGGCCATGAACTTGTACTTCATGAGGCCCTACACTTATCATAGTTGCTGTAGCCTGCACCAGGCCcataaaaacagaattataacTTTTTTCTCTTACAGAAATCAATTTCAAATTGAATGGTGGGTTTTGCATGATTTTGAACTTTGTTTGCTAATATATTATTGAGAGATTTTTCATCATCAGGGATATTTGATAATAAATTACCTGTGCTGTTGTTCTGTCTTTATCTGGTTTGACATCAAAGGAATGCTAGCTTCCTCCAAGGAGCTTAGAATGAATTAATACAGTCATCATGAAAATCAGTTTTGTGGTCTCCCAAAATGTTAAAACTCTAACTACTATTTGACCCAGCTGTTATGCTTCTGGGTCTATACTCAGAAAATCCCATATCataccacagaaatattttcctaTCAGTGGTCATTGCTGATCTGTTTATTGAAGCAATGAGAATGAGCCCTCACATATATCAATAAATAGAcaaatcaaatattaaatatttcctATATAAAGCAGACTATAATTCTACCAGTGTGAAAGATGGAATCACAATATGTAGGAAAAAATGACTAACTGATTGATTGATAGAATGGTTAATTGAATGATTGACTGGTAACGGATAAAATCAAGCCATGTCATCCAAACTCAGAATGAAAATGATCACAAGTTCTCCTTCATGAGGATTCTAACctataatatactataatatatataaaagaatataagtGTACATTCTGTTATAACATTTACAAAGTAGACCTAGAAATAGAATTTTACATGATAGGCCTGGAAAGTATCCAGATTTTATAGAAGAGGATCTACAgtagttatatttttctattcGATGTTGttaatttgattttgtttcttatgAAGAGGgatataaaatataattgctACCAAGAGTGTGGAACATTAGAGCACCATGGCTTCATCATGGCTATTCTAACTTTCTAGAGTTCACTGAAATGTACAAAAATTTGTCTTGAGCAAGTATtgatttattggttattttattatagttttaatggtgttatttatgtattcattacAATAAAGTgattaaaatctgaaataaaataccACCACATTTTTATCAAAGACACAGGAACTGTTCTATATATAGCTATCAGTAAATGTAATGTATCACACAAATGGACTCAATGGCAGAAATGATATGATTATCATGTTAGATGCCAGGAAATCTTTTTCTCCTAATATTTTTGACAATAATTCTATTCTCACAAACATATCCTGACTATAGATTTCCACGACTTTATTATACCCAGTTTCTCCCTGCTTTGAAGATCTACAATCTTTCTCTCATTACAAAACAAATGACATCAAAACATAGCAAAACACATTATAgagagataaaacaaaaccatcccACTGAAGTCAGACCATAACTGACCACCTTCAGCTGTATTTAATGTTCAAAATTGtcaacaacttttaaaaacaataccATCTTTGGGTACAAACAGTAACACACAACTTTTCTAAAGATATATTCTATTAGAGCCATATCCATAAATTGACCACATTTGGGGAAGGAAATAGACTatgaggagggaagaaaatgagaacaaaaccTTGAAGGAACTAGAAGATGAAACCCCTTCAGTTGCTTTGAGTTTATGACCCAAAATGACAAAGGATCTAGTGTCCAAGTGTATGTATTGGGATGATAGGTCAATAGAAAATTCCTAAACTTGGGCAGCATggaatatacaataaaatacagagaacatattttatagttatgatgttaaagaaaatttcaataatGACCACAAatcttaataatataaataattagtggatattttatcaaaaattaaaacataactgATAAGAAAGTTATAATACTACTCAGAATATATCTATAGTCTTATTATAAGGCAAAGTTTCCTCTATTTTTATCAGTTGAAACCATCTTTGGTTTAATCTAAAACTGATATCCTCCCAGCCTTACTCTGATTTTTAACCCTCTTCATGGAAATTCCTATGGAAAATTACTCAACTATGTCCTAAAAACTTGTGGTCAGAATGTGTTCTTTTGAACTGCTTCTGTGCTTTTCCTCATTTCTCCCTGCAGCTGTAACCAGCATGTGGATGTTTTAGGCTTCTTTGCCTTTATTTCACCTAAAGTTTTAGTGTATTTTTTAGAAATTGCCTATCATCAACCCCTCTCACATTCACTTCCCAGTCTTACCAGTGTCACCAAACCATGCAAGCCAGTGCTCAGCACTCAAGCATATCAGGCAGCAGCAGAAGTTACTTCATGCTAGGGGCCAATAAGTACATCCTAGGACCAGCCCTATTTCATATTGACTTATTTCCTTGAAATCATCATTCCTCATCATATCTCCCTGTTGCCAGTGAAGGCAGCCCCATGACTCATTAGACAAGCCTTTTGCACTTGAGACCTGCTGGCTAAGAAGACTCAATAAGGGTTTAAATTCATCATTCTCAGTTGCACTCAGCTCTCTTGCAGTAATCTGTTCTCTTGCACCTTTGCCTTTAAAGCTTCCTGTAAAATGAATTCTAGACAGCTTTCTTCAGGCTTCATAATGTCCTCTGTATATACATAATTTCAGGGTTCACCATTTGATACTGCCTAATCAGTTTGGATACCTCCCCTAGAGAAAATTAtattctcctgctctcagcaatCTTTCTGTGGAGTAGGTCTAACACTCAGAACAAAAAGTCTCTTTACAGAAGATCACTGGCACATCAAGAGATATCTTGACTCCCAGAAGTTCTGGCATACCCAGGCTTACAGGTGAGACACCTTTCCATGTAAATACCTGGCCTACCTGGGACCCCAACGGGGCCCAGTGGACGCAAGACCTATCTGCAGAGATACAAATTTCTTCTAGCATACAACACTGCCCTGGGAAGATTTGGCATTCCAGAACTCCCCCCACACCAAGAGACAGCTTGACTCCCCAAGAGTTCC
This genomic stretch from Arvicanthis niloticus isolate mArvNil1 chromosome 30, mArvNil1.pat.X, whole genome shotgun sequence harbors:
- the LOC143440646 gene encoding vomeronasal type-1 receptor 4-like; this encodes MPSHRMEFWTMSLKILSLLQIATGILGNVSLFIYYLVYYTEHTLKPTDLMLMHLTASNALIVLSTGVPYTMAAFGMKQFLNDFGCNLIFYFQRVGRSVSISTTCFLSVFQAITISHRESCCKDQKAKAAKYIGCSISLLWVLSMIIHFIFLVYMLLKITNTTITRNRDFEYCSTGGRYEIDGLLYAALVVCPEISFSVLIAWSSGSMIVILYRHKKRVQYIHSSHVPRRNSPESRATQNILVLVSTFLAFYTVSSVLHGCVALLYDHSWWLLNITRLTSLCFPSFAPFLLMSYHSLISRLSLLWNKIS